The following are from one region of the Roseobacter fucihabitans genome:
- a CDS encoding ABC transporter permease, with product MSKLPDGRYVDDAPYYDNIDLSALERSDMDAPNWVLVWRKFKRHRLGLISGLFLLFSYLMLPVAGFIAPYTPNERSADYLYAPPQSINLWHDGTFIGPFVYPTTATADLVNYRWTYETDTTRPMPLQFFCDGDQYRLFGLIRSNTHLFCAPEGATVFLWGSDRLGRDVFSRILYGAQLSLTVGLIGITVSFVLGIFFGSIAGYFGGKTDWIINRVIEVLRSLPELPLWLALSAAVPSNWSPVSVFFVISIILGILDWPGLARAVRSKFLSLREEEYVRAAEMMGAKPGRVIRRHLLPNFMSHLIASATLSIPAMILGETALSFLGLGLRAPAVSWGVMLNDAQNLASIEIYPWTAIPMLPIIFVVLAFNFLGDGLRASLDPYKS from the coding sequence ATGAGCAAACTCCCCGATGGTCGCTATGTGGACGATGCCCCCTATTATGACAATATCGACCTCTCAGCACTGGAACGTTCGGACATGGATGCGCCCAACTGGGTGCTGGTCTGGCGCAAATTCAAACGCCACAGGCTGGGGCTGATATCGGGGCTTTTCCTGCTCTTCAGCTACCTGATGCTCCCCGTTGCAGGCTTTATCGCGCCCTATACGCCCAATGAACGCAGCGCTGATTACCTCTATGCGCCGCCGCAATCCATCAACCTCTGGCATGACGGCACATTCATCGGACCATTTGTGTATCCCACCACGGCCACCGCCGATCTTGTCAACTATCGCTGGACCTACGAGACCGATACGACGCGCCCGATGCCGCTGCAATTCTTCTGTGACGGCGATCAATATAGGCTCTTCGGCCTGATCCGCTCCAACACGCATCTGTTCTGCGCACCCGAAGGGGCCACCGTGTTCCTCTGGGGCTCGGACCGCCTGGGGCGCGACGTGTTCAGCCGCATCCTTTACGGCGCGCAACTGTCGCTCACGGTCGGGCTGATCGGGATCACCGTGTCCTTTGTGCTGGGTATCTTCTTTGGCTCCATCGCGGGCTATTTCGGCGGCAAGACCGACTGGATCATCAACCGCGTGATCGAGGTGCTGCGCTCGCTGCCCGAACTGCCGCTCTGGCTGGCGCTCTCCGCTGCCGTACCGTCAAACTGGAGTCCGGTGTCGGTATTCTTCGTGATTTCGATCATTCTGGGCATCCTGGACTGGCCCGGCCTCGCGCGGGCCGTGCGCTCCAAATTCCTGTCCCTGCGCGAAGAAGAATACGTGCGCGCGGCTGAAATGATGGGGGCCAAACCGGGCCGCGTGATCCGACGGCATTTGTTACCGAATTTCATGTCGCACCTGATTGCCTCTGCCACCCTGTCGATCCCGGCGATGATCCTGGGCGAAACCGCGCTCAGCTTCCTCGGCCTCGGTCTGCGCGCCCCCGCCGTCAGTTGGGGCGTGATGCTGAATGACGCCCAGAACCTGGCGAGTATCGAAATATACCCCTGGACGGCGATCCCGATGTTGCCGATCATCTTTGTGGTGCTGGCCTTCAACTTCCTCGGCGACGGGCTGCGTGCCTCGCTTGACCCCTACAAGAGCTAA
- a CDS encoding ABC transporter ATP-binding protein produces the protein MSKEETVNVGTPLLEVEDLSIGFGAGDAVVQRVCFKVMPGETLALVGESGSGKTITCRSVLRILPAAAQIRSGSINFNGKGGVMNLLALKERAMRDIRGDQISMIFQEPMHSLSPLHRLGDQVSEVLYLHSDMSASEAKKTVLDTFDRVGFPDPERVWRSYPFEMSGGMRQRAMIAMAMVAKPDLLIADEPTTALDVTTQAQVLGLIKDLQKDIGMAVILVTHDLGVVANMAETVVVMNKGRVMESGPAPAVLGAPAHGYTQKLFAAAPMIPQVAAPARPATQDDPILEMRGVCKTYTMRAGGWSKPVAITACHEINLSLGRGKTLAVVGESGSGKTTCARLALGAELPDEGGEVLFRATPDAPAVQINAMSRTERVSFQRQAQMVFQDPYSSLSPRMRVQQALTEPMEIHNLGTKSDRYDKAAEMLRWVGLEPSMLSRYPHAFSGGQRQRLSIARALTLDPVLLVCDEPTSALDVSVQEQILTLLEDIRDRMGLSYLFISHDLAVVARIADEVAVMRQGVVVEQAAPDTLFYNPRHPYTQALIAAQPEPDVNRPIDLALVAKGAGAPSSWPEAFRFDGQQAPALRELDPGHKVRCHA, from the coding sequence ATGAGCAAGGAAGAGACAGTAAACGTGGGGACCCCGCTGCTTGAGGTAGAGGATCTGAGCATTGGCTTTGGCGCGGGCGATGCGGTCGTGCAGCGTGTGTGCTTTAAAGTCATGCCCGGAGAGACCCTCGCGCTGGTCGGCGAAAGCGGCTCGGGGAAGACGATCACCTGCCGCTCCGTGCTGCGCATCCTGCCCGCCGCCGCGCAGATCCGCAGCGGCAGCATTAATTTCAACGGCAAGGGCGGGGTAATGAACCTGCTCGCGCTCAAGGAACGCGCCATGCGCGACATCCGGGGCGATCAGATCTCCATGATCTTTCAGGAACCGATGCATTCGCTCTCGCCCCTGCACCGACTCGGCGATCAGGTCAGCGAAGTGCTCTATCTGCACAGCGACATGAGCGCATCCGAGGCCAAAAAGACCGTTCTGGACACGTTTGATCGCGTCGGCTTTCCAGATCCCGAACGGGTCTGGCGCTCCTACCCTTTCGAGATGTCGGGCGGCATGCGCCAGCGCGCGATGATCGCCATGGCCATGGTTGCCAAACCCGACCTTCTGATCGCGGATGAACCCACGACGGCGCTGGATGTGACCACGCAGGCACAGGTGCTCGGCCTGATCAAGGATTTGCAAAAAGACATCGGCATGGCGGTGATCCTTGTCACCCATGACCTTGGCGTGGTGGCAAATATGGCCGAAACCGTGGTGGTTATGAACAAGGGTCGTGTGATGGAAAGCGGCCCGGCCCCGGCGGTTCTGGGCGCGCCTGCGCATGGCTATACGCAAAAACTCTTTGCCGCCGCCCCGATGATCCCGCAGGTCGCAGCCCCCGCGCGTCCCGCCACGCAGGACGATCCCATCCTCGAGATGCGCGGTGTTTGCAAGACCTATACCATGCGCGCGGGCGGCTGGAGCAAACCCGTCGCCATCACGGCATGTCACGAAATCAACCTGTCGCTGGGGCGCGGCAAAACGCTGGCCGTGGTCGGCGAGAGCGGCTCGGGCAAGACGACCTGTGCGCGGCTCGCCTTGGGCGCGGAACTGCCCGATGAGGGCGGCGAGGTCCTGTTTCGCGCCACACCCGACGCACCCGCCGTGCAGATCAACGCGATGTCGCGCACCGAGCGCGTCTCCTTTCAGCGCCAGGCCCAGATGGTGTTCCAGGACCCCTACTCCTCGCTCTCCCCGCGCATGCGCGTGCAGCAAGCCCTGACGGAACCGATGGAAATCCACAACCTCGGCACCAAATCGGACCGCTATGACAAGGCGGCGGAAATGCTGCGTTGGGTTGGGCTGGAGCCCTCCATGCTCAGCCGCTATCCGCATGCCTTTTCGGGGGGCCAGCGCCAGCGCCTGTCGATCGCGCGCGCCCTGACCCTGGACCCGGTCTTGCTGGTCTGTGACGAGCCGACTTCGGCGCTGGATGTATCGGTGCAGGAACAGATCCTCACCCTGCTCGAAGACATACGTGACCGTATGGGTCTGAGTTACCTGTTCATCAGCCACGACCTCGCCGTTGTCGCACGTATTGCCGATGAGGTCGCCGTCATGCGCCAGGGCGTGGTGGTTGAACAGGCCGCACCTGACACGCTGTTTTATAACCCCCGCCATCCCTACACTCAGGCGTTGATTGCCGCGCAACCCGAACCGGATGTGAACCGACCCATCGATCTGGCCCTTGTCGCCAAGGGGGCCGGTGCCCCGTCAAGCTGGCCCGAGGCGTTCCGTTTTGATGGTCAGCAAGCCCCCGCCCTGCGCGAGTTGGACCCCGGACATAAGGTACGCTGTCATGCTTAA
- a CDS encoding ABC transporter substrate-binding protein has product MQTATSELLAAPPQESSFWQKEVANGNLPPVTARMPREPLVVDLPAKGRSFGEQGGTLRTLVSRSKDVRQMVVYGYARLVGYDQDYNLYADILRDIEVVEGRKFTLHLRKGHRWSDGHPFTSADFEYWWKHVAQNIEISPAGPPQHMIMDGVLAEMTFPDAHTVVIEWPTPHPQFLQLLAQASPFFIYRPAHYLKQFHAEFTDAKTLKRAVKKARLRSWAPLHNDRDNMYKFDNPELPTLQPWMNATGTKSSRHLFVRNPYYHRMDARGVQLPYIDIVEMTIVGGGLIAAKANAGEVDLQARGLDFPDISILKKGETDGAGYRTLLWANGAANQITIYPNLNFADPVWRDVIRDVRFRRALSLGIDRRMINRALYFGLAKEGGMTALAQSPFFDPANLFSWSIYYPAKANALLNEMGLVERTADGIRKLPDGRPMEFVIETAGERQEVENALAIITDTWREIGIKLIMRPLDRDILRNRVYSGLSMSAVWFGWDNGLPQPYTPPEYLAPTHQEFFAWPKWGQYYQTGGEVGEAPDMPAAKRLMQLSWDWDHTTDIEKRAAIWREMLAIHADEQFGIGILAEAPQPVVVSDRLRNVPEVAKWAWDPGAHFGIHRIDEFYYDDPFQQLTKSQ; this is encoded by the coding sequence ATGCAGACCGCCACATCTGAACTCCTGGCTGCGCCGCCTCAGGAAAGCAGCTTTTGGCAAAAGGAAGTCGCCAATGGCAACCTGCCCCCCGTCACCGCGCGCATGCCCCGCGAGCCGCTGGTGGTTGACCTGCCCGCCAAGGGGCGCAGCTTCGGCGAGCAGGGCGGCACGCTGCGCACCCTCGTGTCGCGCTCCAAGGACGTGCGCCAGATGGTGGTTTACGGCTATGCCCGCCTTGTGGGCTATGATCAGGATTACAACCTTTATGCGGATATCCTGCGCGACATAGAAGTGGTGGAGGGGCGTAAATTCACCCTGCATCTGCGCAAGGGGCACCGTTGGTCGGATGGGCATCCCTTTACCTCGGCCGATTTCGAATACTGGTGGAAACATGTCGCCCAGAACATCGAAATCAGCCCCGCAGGCCCGCCCCAGCATATGATCATGGACGGTGTGCTGGCCGAAATGACCTTCCCGGATGCGCATACCGTGGTCATCGAATGGCCGACCCCGCACCCGCAATTCCTGCAACTGCTGGCGCAGGCCAGCCCGTTTTTCATCTACCGTCCGGCGCATTACCTCAAGCAGTTCCACGCTGAATTTACCGATGCCAAAACGTTGAAACGCGCGGTCAAAAAGGCGCGATTGCGCTCCTGGGCTCCGCTGCATAACGACCGCGACAACATGTATAAGTTCGATAATCCCGAACTGCCGACATTGCAGCCGTGGATGAATGCGACCGGCACGAAATCCAGCCGCCACCTGTTTGTGCGCAACCCCTATTATCACCGCATGGACGCGCGCGGCGTGCAATTGCCCTATATCGACATTGTGGAAATGACCATCGTGGGCGGCGGTCTGATCGCGGCCAAGGCAAATGCGGGCGAGGTCGATTTGCAAGCGCGGGGCCTCGATTTTCCCGATATTTCGATCCTCAAGAAGGGCGAAACCGATGGCGCGGGCTATCGCACGCTGCTCTGGGCCAATGGCGCGGCCAATCAGATCACGATTTATCCCAACCTCAATTTCGCCGATCCGGTCTGGCGCGATGTGATCCGCGATGTGCGCTTCCGCCGCGCGCTCTCGCTTGGCATCGACCGGCGCATGATCAACCGCGCACTTTACTTTGGGCTGGCCAAGGAAGGCGGTATGACCGCGCTCGCCCAGAGCCCGTTTTTTGACCCGGCGAACCTCTTTTCATGGTCGATCTATTATCCGGCCAAGGCCAATGCGCTGTTGAATGAAATGGGGCTGGTGGAACGCACCGCCGATGGCATCCGCAAATTGCCCGACGGGCGGCCCATGGAATTCGTGATCGAAACCGCCGGTGAACGCCAGGAGGTCGAAAACGCGCTGGCCATCATCACCGATACCTGGCGCGAGATCGGGATCAAACTGATCATGCGTCCGCTGGACCGCGACATCCTGCGCAACCGCGTCTATTCGGGCCTGTCGATGTCCGCGGTCTGGTTTGGCTGGGACAACGGTCTGCCCCAACCCTATACGCCTCCGGAATACCTCGCACCGACGCATCAGGAGTTCTTTGCCTGGCCCAAATGGGGGCAATATTACCAGACCGGCGGCGAGGTCGGCGAAGCGCCTGACATGCCCGCCGCCAAGCGTCTGATGCAATTGAGCTGGGATTGGGACCACACCACCGACATCGAGAAACGCGCCGCGATCTGGCGCGAGATGCTGGCCATCCACGCGGATGAACAATTCGGCATCGGCATCCTGGCGGAGGCCCCGCAACCCGTCGTGGTATCGGACCGCCTGCGCAATGTGCCCGAGGTGGCTAAATGGGCCTGGGATCCGGGCGCGCATTTCGGCATCCACCGGATCGACGAATTCTATTACGATGACCCGTTCCAGCAGTTGACCAAATCCCAATGA
- a CDS encoding ABC transporter permease — MMFLRYAIFRFITMLLTLWAVSLLIFIIINLPPGDYLSNQIAELRATGQAEGVAKAEFLRTEYALDRPIWEQYLIWVGMAPGPQGWYGLIQGNFGWSFEFDRPVSEVVGDALWLTVLVNLAAVLFVYLVALPLGVIAAAKSETWVDYTAAFVGYLGLATPNFLLALMLFYYGNKYFDLPIGGLMDPVYEGEPMSFDKVKSILIHLIVPTFVIGTSGAAAMMQRLRANMLDELSKPYVETAKAKGLAPAKLLAKYPLRMAFNPFVADIGNLLPAMVSGSVLVSVVLGLQTIGPSLLTALKSQDQFLAGFVLMFVALLTLIGTMISDLLLVLLDPRIRYGARGS, encoded by the coding sequence ATGATGTTTCTGCGCTACGCTATTTTTCGGTTCATCACCATGCTGCTCACGCTCTGGGCGGTGTCGCTGTTGATCTTCATCATCATCAACCTGCCTCCCGGTGATTACCTCTCCAACCAGATCGCCGAATTGCGCGCCACCGGACAGGCCGAAGGTGTGGCCAAGGCGGAATTCCTGCGTACCGAATATGCGCTCGACCGCCCCATCTGGGAACAATATCTGATCTGGGTCGGCATGGCGCCGGGTCCGCAAGGCTGGTACGGCCTCATTCAGGGCAATTTCGGCTGGTCCTTCGAATTTGACCGCCCCGTGTCCGAGGTTGTGGGCGATGCGCTCTGGCTCACCGTTCTGGTCAATCTGGCGGCTGTGCTCTTTGTCTATCTGGTCGCCCTGCCGCTGGGGGTGATCGCGGCGGCGAAATCCGAAACATGGGTGGATTACACGGCGGCATTTGTCGGGTATCTGGGTCTGGCCACACCGAACTTCCTGCTGGCGTTGATGCTTTTCTACTATGGAAACAAATACTTCGACCTGCCCATCGGCGGATTGATGGACCCTGTCTATGAGGGCGAGCCGATGTCTTTTGACAAGGTCAAATCCATCCTCATCCACTTGATCGTACCCACCTTCGTGATCGGCACCTCCGGCGCGGCCGCGATGATGCAACGCCTGCGCGCCAATATGCTGGACGAACTCTCCAAACCCTACGTGGAAACCGCCAAGGCCAAAGGGCTGGCACCGGCGAAACTTCTCGCCAAATACCCGCTGCGCATGGCCTTCAACCCCTTCGTCGCGGACATCGGCAACCTGCTGCCCGCGATGGTCTCGGGCTCGGTGCTGGTCTCTGTCGTGCTGGGCCTGCAAACCATCGGGCCTTCTCTGCTCACAGCCCTGAAATCACAGGATCAATTCCTTGCGGGCTTCGTTTTGATGTTCGTGGCGCTGCTGACCCTGATCGGGACGATGATCTCTGATCTGTTGCTGGTTTTGCTGGATCCACGCATCCGTTATGGGGCGCGCGGCTCATGA